From one Bos javanicus breed banteng chromosome 15, ARS-OSU_banteng_1.0, whole genome shotgun sequence genomic stretch:
- the LOC133261506 gene encoding olfactory receptor 9I1-like produces MAKNNLTIVTEFILMGFPDYPELEIPLFMAFLSFYLVTLLGNLGMIILIQEDVRLHTPMYFFLSHLSLLDTCYTSVITPQVLATLAAGRTVISYGQCAAQFFFFTICAGTECFLLSVMALDRYVAVSSPLLYTVTMPPRICWALVLGAYVCGLMGSILRTSCAFTLSFCDDNQINFFFCDLPPLLKLACSDTKDVEIVIVFFGNFVILVNALVILISYLLIIKAVLKVSSSEGRAKAFSTCASHLTAVALFFGTLAFMYLRSASGTSLEEDKAVSVFYTVVIPMLNPLIYSLRNTDVKAAFRKVAGRSQVSQSM; encoded by the coding sequence ATGGCCAAGAATAATCTCACCATAGTAACTGAGTTCATCCTCATGGGCTTTCCTGACTATCCTGAGTTGGAGATCCCCCTCTTCATGGCATTTCTGAGTTTCTATCTAGTCACCCTTCTGGGCAACCTGGGCATGATCATTCTGATCCAGGAGGATGTCCGGCTCCACACCCCAATGTACTTCTTTCTGAGCCACCTCTCCCTGCTGGACACCTGCTACACCTCAGTCATCACCCCTCAGGTCCTAGCCACCCTGGCCGCGGGCAGGACAGTCATCTCCTACGGCCAGTGTGCTGCCCAGTTCTTCTTCTTCACCATCTGTGCAGGCACGGAGTGTTTCCTGCTGTCGGTGATGGCCCTCGATCGCTACGTGGCTGTCAGCAGCCCGCTGCTCTACACCGTGACCATGCCTCCCAGGATCTGCTGGGCGCTGGTGCTCGGAGCCTACGTCTGTGGGCTAATGGGGTCCATCCTGCGTACCTCGTGCGCGTTTACCCTCTCCTTCTGTGACGACAATCAGATCAACTTCTTCTTCTGTGACCTCCCACCCCTGCTGAAGCTGGCCTGCAGTGACACAAAAGATGTGGAGATTGTCATTGTCTTTTTTGGCAACTTTGTGATTTTGGTCAACGCCTTGGTCATCCTGATCTCCTACCTGCTTATCATCAAGGCTGTTTTGAAGGTCAGCTCTTCAGAGGGCAGGGCTAAGGCTTTCTCCACGTGTGCCTCCCACCTCACTGCTGTGGCTCTGTTCTTTGGGACCCTTGCCTTCATGTATCTGCGGAGTGCTTCAGGCACATCTCTAGAGGAAGACAAGGCAGTGTCTGTCTTCTACACTGTGGtcatccccatgctgaaccctctGATCTATAGCCTGAGAAACACAGATGTGAAAGCAGCCTTCAGAAAGGTCGCTGGTAGGTCCCAGGTGTCCCAGAGCATGTAG
- the LOC133261507 gene encoding olfactory receptor 9I1-like — MAENGTLVTEFVLLGFQLSAELQTGLFFVFLLLYLITLGGNLGVTALIQSDPRFQSPMYFFLGHLSFLDICYSSVIVPQLLETLRTGKRTITFERCATQFFFFTVCASAECFLLAVMAYDRCVAVCNPLLYVSAMTPQTRLGLVAGAYGGAAVNSVVRTGCTFSISFCKSNHVDFFFCDLPPLLKLACSETRPRERVIYLLAFLVIATSVSVILISYLFIIRAILKIRSAGGKAKTFSTCASHITAVALFFGTLIFIYLKGNMGKSLGEDKIVSVFYTVVIPMLNPLIYSLRNKEVKEALKRALSRMKVSQAE, encoded by the coding sequence ATGGCGGAGAATGGCACTTTGGTAACAGAATTCGTTCTGCTGGGGTTCCAGCTGTCGGCCGAGCTGCAGACGGGTCTCTTCTTTGTGTTTCTGCTCCTTTACCTCATCACCCTGGGAGGCAACCTGGGGGTGACGGCGCTGATTCAGAGTGACCCCCGCTTCCAGAgtcccatgtactttttcctcggCCACCTCTCCTTCCTGGACATTTGCTACTCCTCCGTTATTGTCCCTCAGCTGCTGGAGACCTTGCGGACCGGTAAGAGGACCATCACCTTTGAGCGCTGTGCCACCCAGTTCTTCTTCTTCACTGTTTGTGCTAGTGCTGAGTGCTTCCTTCTGgccgtgatggcctatgaccgctgcGTGGCCGTGTGTAACCCCCTCCTCTACGTCTCGGCCATGACGCCCCAGACGCGCCTGGGGCTGGTGGCCGGGGCGTACGGTGGTGCCGCGGTCAATTCCGTGGTTCGCACCGGGTGCACCTTTTCCATCTCCTTCTGCAAGTCGAACCACGTGGACTTCTTCTTCTGTGACCTCCCTCCTCTGCTGAAGCTTGCCTGTAGTGAGACCAGGCCACGAGAACGGGTGATCTACCTTTTAGCTTTCTTGGTCATTGCAACCAGCGTTTCAGTGATTCTCATATCCTACCTGTTCATCATTCGGGCCATTCTGAAGATTCGTTCAGCTGGCGGCAAAGCCAAGACCTTCTCCACCTGTGCTTCTCACATAACTGCCGTGGCTCTTTTCTTCGGGACGCTCATATTCATATACCTGAAAGGTAACATGGGAAAATCTCTCGGGGAGGACAAGATCGTGTCAGTATTTTACACTGTGGTCATCCCGATGCTGAACCCACTgatctacagcctgaggaacaagGAAGTGAAGGAGGCTCTGAAGAGAGCTCTCAGCAGGATGAAGGTTTCCCAAGCAGAGTAA